A stretch of the Parabacteroides timonensis genome encodes the following:
- a CDS encoding DUF7168 domain-containing protein: METEVPNKIVERLKKLMRLQQSAQKIGSEGEANAAAAAISRLLTQYNLSLMDINPEERKESLRVQRTGNISFKDTYGLWKRLLMNVICEFNYCKVFLISGQTNMIVVGTEANTSTVIYLYDMLRSIFRKLAPVRYKEFANGKRGAIRTEKYKRKYIISYLNGCAYGLREKLTIEAKANEVQEKSLVVCHNQLINDYMRSYASVERKAPKTKKKDIAEAFYNGYCDGKNTNINKAIK; the protein is encoded by the coding sequence ATGGAAACAGAAGTACCAAATAAAATAGTTGAAAGACTGAAAAAGTTAATGCGCCTTCAACAATCAGCCCAAAAAATCGGGTCAGAAGGTGAAGCAAATGCCGCTGCGGCTGCGATTAGTCGACTGTTGACACAATATAATTTGTCATTGATGGATATTAACCCGGAAGAAAGAAAAGAGTCTTTGCGGGTACAAAGAACCGGAAATATTAGTTTTAAAGACACATACGGCCTTTGGAAACGCTTGCTTATGAATGTTATATGTGAATTTAATTACTGCAAAGTTTTCCTGATTTCCGGTCAAACAAATATGATTGTAGTAGGAACAGAAGCAAATACTTCAACGGTTATCTATTTATATGATATGCTGCGCAGTATCTTCCGCAAATTGGCTCCGGTCAGGTATAAAGAATTTGCAAACGGCAAACGTGGGGCTATACGAACAGAAAAGTATAAACGCAAATATATTATTTCGTACCTGAATGGTTGTGCCTATGGACTAAGGGAAAAACTAACCATTGAAGCAAAAGCAAACGAAGTGCAGGAAAAATCGCTTGTTGTTTGTCATAATCAACTGATAAATGACTATATGCGTAGTTATGCATCTGTCGAAAGAAAAGCCCCTAAAACGAAAAAGAAAGATATAGCAGAGGCTTTTTACAATGGTTATTGTGACGGAAAGAATACTAATATCAACAAAGCAATAAAATAA
- a CDS encoding LexA family transcriptional regulator, whose protein sequence is MDKKQMLGAIIDYYTGGNKAKFSAILEVSPQTISAWMARNTFDSELIYTKCSDISAEWLLTGKGAMLKNGNSSLADLVRTDPTKNINYIPPTTPIGSIPNEPKAIPFAEAARNGLHPIPLVTQKAAAGFGNGDFSIEEADVKEYYVIPKFKYCHVDFMIEVSGLSMYPHFNPGDVIACSILRNTQFLQWNKCHVIATREQGILVKRIMPGEDKKHLRAISDNKEYPPFDIPVDEITGIAVVVGSVGLE, encoded by the coding sequence ATGGATAAGAAACAAATGCTTGGAGCTATAATAGACTATTATACAGGTGGAAATAAAGCTAAGTTTTCCGCAATATTAGAAGTGTCACCGCAAACTATAAGTGCGTGGATGGCAAGAAATACGTTTGACTCCGAACTAATATATACAAAATGTAGTGATATATCTGCGGAATGGTTACTTACAGGCAAAGGAGCCATGCTAAAAAATGGAAACTCTTCATTAGCGGATTTAGTACGAACAGACCCAACAAAAAACATTAATTACATACCGCCTACAACCCCGATAGGCAGTATTCCAAATGAACCCAAAGCTATACCGTTTGCAGAAGCCGCACGCAACGGCTTGCATCCAATCCCTTTAGTGACACAAAAGGCGGCAGCAGGTTTTGGTAATGGTGATTTTTCCATTGAAGAAGCCGACGTGAAAGAATACTATGTTATTCCTAAATTCAAATACTGCCATGTTGATTTTATGATTGAAGTTTCCGGTTTATCCATGTACCCGCATTTTAATCCGGGCGATGTTATTGCGTGTTCTATACTTCGTAATACTCAATTTCTACAATGGAACAAATGCCATGTAATAGCCACACGCGAACAAGGTATATTGGTTAAACGTATTATGCCGGGTGAAGATAAAAAGCATTTGCGTGCCATTTCTGACAATAAGGAATATCCACCTTTCGACATACCCGTTGACGAAATAACCGGTATCGCCGTTGTTGTTGGCTCGGTTGGCCTCGAATAG
- a CDS encoding 6-bladed beta-propeller — translation MKKHSANKRNLFLIKATNIFIIVLLCLLFPSCKEKSNESKQNILSVPLKPEELTASTLFKDIKIIPLETSDQCLIKTIGRITEYKDQYYILDTQQSILYCFNKQGSFLYKIDKNGNGPDEYHLIYEMITKPEKN, via the coding sequence ATGAAAAAACATTCTGCAAATAAGAGAAATCTATTCCTTATCAAAGCTACAAACATTTTTATCATAGTTCTTCTCTGCTTGTTATTTCCTTCCTGCAAAGAAAAAAGTAACGAGTCTAAACAAAATATATTATCTGTTCCTCTCAAACCTGAAGAATTAACGGCTTCCACTCTATTTAAAGATATAAAAATTATACCTTTAGAGACATCCGATCAATGCTTAATTAAAACAATAGGAAGAATAACAGAATATAAAGACCAATATTATATCCTTGACACTCAGCAGTCTATTTTATATTGTTTCAATAAACAAGGCTCTTTTTTATATAAGATAGATAAGAATGGGAATGGTCCTGATGAATATCATCTGATTTACGAAATGATAACCAAACCAGAAAAAAACTAA
- a CDS encoding DUF3164 family protein, protein MTEEKKAVEMTDEELKQFNEFKAEQAKKNAKEQAKRDREAYRDLVDETIDKTVPALMCLSQGIKETKQSILDDFRHVIEMKADVLKLKKDGQRSDTFTNSQGDKRITIGVYTTDGYRDTVEDGIAIVKEYIEGLASDEKTKALVKMVLRLLARDAKGTLKASRVVQLRKIAEETGSDRFMEGVQIIEEAYQPAISKQFIRAEVKNENGAWVCVPLGMTEA, encoded by the coding sequence ATGACAGAAGAAAAGAAAGCCGTTGAAATGACGGACGAGGAACTGAAGCAGTTCAATGAATTTAAGGCCGAACAGGCTAAAAAGAATGCCAAAGAACAGGCTAAAAGAGATCGTGAGGCTTACCGCGATTTGGTGGATGAAACCATTGACAAGACAGTTCCGGCCTTAATGTGCCTTAGTCAAGGTATTAAGGAAACAAAGCAGTCGATTTTGGATGATTTCAGGCACGTTATTGAAATGAAAGCCGATGTTCTAAAGTTGAAAAAAGACGGTCAGCGCAGCGATACGTTTACCAACTCACAGGGTGATAAACGGATAACTATCGGTGTCTATACAACGGACGGTTATCGCGATACGGTAGAAGATGGCATAGCAATCGTTAAAGAGTACATCGAAGGGCTTGCCAGTGATGAAAAAACAAAGGCACTTGTTAAAATGGTGCTTCGCTTGCTGGCCCGCGATGCGAAAGGCACATTAAAGGCAAGCCGTGTAGTGCAACTCCGGAAGATTGCCGAAGAAACCGGAAGTGACCGTTTTATGGAAGGCGTTCAAATAATAGAAGAAGCCTATCAACCGGCGATAAGCAAACAGTTTATCCGGGCTGAAGTAAAAAATGAGAATGGCGCATGGGTTTGTGTACCTTTAGGAATGACAGAAGCATGA
- a CDS encoding ATP-binding protein, with translation MEVTNDIKQRILEAITVNRENYPSDNKHAAALGISASVYNVLKKRKIDKQVSDTNWICLARRLNVSLNNEIQWQAAETPTFVYITEQLAMCQESSVSAVLCDMANIGKTFTARLYVKNHKNAIYVDCSQVKTKQRLIRFIAKEFGVNNNGRYCDVYDDLCFYLKTLEHPLIILDEGGDLQYEAFLELKALWNATERCCAWYMMGADGLKEKMNRSIECKKVGYTEMFSRYGDRYSKVTPEDGKEREAFLKAQAAMVAKLNAPEGTEIMKVVNRTGGSLRRVYTEIEKIRKGGLV, from the coding sequence ATGGAAGTAACGAATGATATTAAACAACGTATTCTCGAAGCCATTACGGTAAACCGGGAAAATTACCCTTCGGATAACAAGCACGCCGCCGCACTTGGCATTTCGGCCAGCGTGTACAATGTACTGAAAAAAAGGAAAATTGACAAACAGGTTAGCGATACAAATTGGATTTGCCTTGCCCGTCGCTTGAATGTATCGCTGAATAATGAAATTCAGTGGCAAGCGGCTGAAACGCCGACTTTTGTCTATATAACCGAACAGTTGGCAATGTGTCAAGAAAGCAGTGTTTCTGCTGTGTTATGCGATATGGCGAATATAGGTAAGACGTTTACGGCCCGCCTGTATGTAAAGAACCACAAGAACGCCATATATGTCGATTGTTCGCAGGTAAAGACCAAACAACGCCTGATACGCTTCATAGCTAAAGAATTTGGAGTAAACAACAACGGCAGGTATTGCGACGTTTACGACGACCTGTGTTTTTATCTGAAAACGCTGGAACACCCTTTAATTATTCTTGATGAAGGGGGCGACCTGCAATATGAAGCCTTTTTGGAGTTGAAAGCCCTTTGGAACGCTACGGAACGTTGTTGCGCTTGGTACATGATGGGGGCTGACGGCCTGAAAGAAAAAATGAACCGGTCTATCGAATGCAAAAAGGTAGGTTATACCGAAATGTTTTCCCGCTATGGTGACAGGTACAGTAAAGTAACCCCGGAAGACGGGAAAGAACGCGAAGCCTTCCTGAAGGCACAAGCCGCAATGGTCGCCAAATTAAATGCGCCTGAAGGGACTGAAATTATGAAAGTGGTAAACCGTACCGGCGGAAGCCTTCGCCGGGTGTATACAGAAATTGAAAAAATAAGAAAAGGGGGCTTGGTATGA
- a CDS encoding phage head morphogenesis protein, producing the protein MGLHGRAAEVYKGGDLVLSAKDYPDISGVEAAFDKAIEWLHDKRVFGAAMLRDDAIAGLIEETASFLSKGIERGLGESSPSEAMVNSLHESVGVFSGFKTFHEMKEAAGMLLDESGNIKPFEQYYKDVQTLNDTYNKFYLKTEYDFTVASSEMAARWEEQQDDGGGRYLLQYRTVGDNKVRKEHRALEGITLPSSDPFWDSYYPPNGWRCRCTVTKVRAAKYPATDSKEAMTAGEKATEGKYAEMFRFNPGKQRAAYPAYNTYTISKCSVCKKGNVKLGKVPSNELCAACPIIRECAGDMAKSQTAIERKHYLREMQPLLKKKVTLEIDGMQKSIGFRKEGNEHLYSDTFGRSSVLKKDHLSELDKVLEKAVYVRTSDSLSHERKDKIKRFYYLKSEIEGKTVYLNVAETDEKSKKGVIWHNRFLYSITDKIK; encoded by the coding sequence GTGGGGCTGCATGGTAGGGCGGCAGAAGTGTACAAAGGTGGCGACCTTGTTTTATCCGCAAAGGATTACCCGGATATTTCAGGTGTTGAAGCGGCGTTCGACAAGGCGATAGAATGGTTGCACGATAAACGCGTATTCGGGGCGGCCATGCTTCGCGACGACGCAATCGCCGGGCTGATTGAGGAAACAGCGTCTTTTCTCTCCAAAGGCATAGAACGGGGGTTGGGTGAAAGTTCGCCATCTGAAGCAATGGTAAACAGTTTACACGAAAGCGTTGGTGTTTTCAGCGGGTTCAAGACATTTCACGAAATGAAAGAAGCCGCAGGTATGTTGCTGGACGAAAGCGGAAATATAAAGCCGTTTGAACAGTATTATAAGGACGTTCAAACATTGAATGATACTTATAATAAATTCTACCTGAAAACCGAATATGACTTTACCGTAGCAAGCAGCGAAATGGCAGCCCGCTGGGAAGAACAGCAGGACGACGGAGGCGGTCGGTATTTACTTCAATACCGGACGGTAGGGGATAACAAAGTAAGAAAGGAACATCGCGCTTTGGAAGGTATCACCCTGCCAAGCAGCGACCCGTTTTGGGATAGCTATTACCCGCCAAATGGCTGGCGTTGTCGCTGTACCGTTACAAAAGTACGTGCGGCCAAATATCCGGCAACCGATAGCAAAGAAGCCATGACGGCCGGAGAAAAGGCGACTGAGGGGAAGTACGCCGAAATGTTCCGCTTTAATCCCGGAAAGCAAAGGGCTGCTTACCCGGCTTACAATACATATACAATCAGCAAATGTTCTGTATGCAAAAAAGGTAATGTGAAGCTGGGTAAAGTACCAAGCAATGAACTTTGTGCCGCGTGCCCGATCATCCGGGAATGCGCCGGAGATATGGCCAAATCACAGACTGCCATTGAGCGTAAGCACTACCTGAGGGAAATGCAGCCGCTTCTAAAAAAGAAAGTCACGCTGGAGATTGACGGGATGCAGAAAAGTATCGGATTCCGAAAGGAAGGGAACGAGCATCTATATAGTGATACGTTTGGCCGATCGTCAGTCCTAAAGAAAGACCATTTGTCCGAACTGGATAAAGTGCTGGAAAAAGCGGTTTATGTGAGAACGTCGGATTCGCTCAGCCATGAACGAAAAGATAAAATCAAACGGTTCTATTATCTGAAATCAGAGATAGAAGGCAAAACTGTTTATTTGAATGTGGCAGAAACGGACGAAAAGTCGAAAAAAGGTGTTATTTGGCACAATCGCTTCCTGTATTCGATTACGGACAAGATAAAATGA
- a CDS encoding phage protein Gp36 family protein, protein MFLTENDYIVTSADALTIFQQSTPEKREQAEKMAVEEIAGYLRSRYDTDKVFSAVGKKRNDIIVMYACDITLYHLISWLPNKMGREIRKERYDRAIKWLEEVQTGKVTPDLPTFTGEDGEEDIYNPVKWGSGKSNTYIW, encoded by the coding sequence ATGTTTCTAACAGAGAACGACTATATCGTAACATCGGCGGACGCTCTGACTATCTTCCAACAAAGTACGCCGGAAAAACGCGAACAGGCCGAAAAAATGGCTGTCGAAGAAATTGCCGGTTATCTGCGTAGCCGGTACGATACCGACAAAGTATTTTCCGCGGTAGGCAAAAAACGGAACGACATAATCGTTATGTACGCCTGTGATATAACGTTGTATCATCTTATCTCATGGCTGCCAAATAAAATGGGGCGCGAAATAAGAAAGGAGCGTTACGACCGCGCGATAAAGTGGCTGGAAGAAGTACAGACCGGAAAGGTCACACCGGACTTGCCAACCTTCACCGGTGAGGACGGCGAAGAAGATATTTATAACCCTGTAAAATGGGGGTCAGGAAAAAGTAACACTTACATTTGGTAA
- a CDS encoding 6-bladed beta-propeller: MLSPMGAIYTYNMEGNFIKKDILPIGGQQDMIEIDNGLIAYWTLFGPPDDKVTFYDMNTGKTVGGFWKDTDNTFMSNMCIDVFYQYKGENYFSTQFANEVYRFTKDTVELAYTWDFGSENLDLVPYKERVKEDPNIFPQLTETLEIPYYFSCQYQNKEYYYTVLESWSIDKWRNVFYRKKDGKSYVFDTLTGGAKIKNTRIFTDEYMVSIISPEEIDAYKESLSAEEITKIKDIQEDDNLCLVKFYFK, translated from the coding sequence ATGTTAAGTCCAATGGGAGCCATATATACCTACAATATGGAAGGGAACTTTATAAAAAAAGACATTTTGCCAATTGGAGGCCAACAGGATATGATAGAAATCGACAATGGGCTTATCGCTTATTGGACACTGTTCGGACCACCGGATGACAAAGTTACATTTTATGATATGAACACAGGTAAAACCGTTGGAGGGTTCTGGAAAGATACAGACAACACATTCATGAGCAATATGTGTATTGACGTATTTTATCAATACAAAGGCGAAAACTATTTTTCAACTCAGTTTGCAAATGAAGTCTATCGATTTACTAAAGACACGGTAGAGCTGGCATATACATGGGATTTTGGGAGTGAAAATCTGGATTTAGTCCCCTATAAAGAAAGAGTGAAAGAAGATCCGAATATATTCCCACAACTGACAGAAACGCTTGAAATTCCTTATTACTTCTCTTGTCAGTATCAAAACAAAGAATATTATTATACTGTATTGGAAAGTTGGAGCATCGACAAATGGCGTAACGTCTTTTACCGAAAAAAAGATGGTAAATCGTATGTATTCGACACGCTGACTGGCGGCGCCAAAATAAAGAATACTCGCATTTTTACAGACGAATATATGGTCAGTATTATTTCACCTGAAGAGATCGATGCATATAAAGAAAGTCTTTCCGCAGAAGAAATTACAAAAATAAAAGACATACAGGAAGATGATAATTTATGTCTGGTAAAATTTTATTTTAAGTAA
- a CDS encoding phage portal protein family protein has translation MGSKKRNINNSLSIGGYNLARESDRKRLNSMLVELKLQADALTQKDLKNWRQAWQMALNIENPRRGPLYDIYTDIEADLHLTGCVGQRKGFTLKKSFKLVDAKGKEKEEATALFETGWFKDLIGYILDSRYWGHSLIQLGDVISVDGKMRYKDVELVPRKHVIPEYGAIIREQGDEWKNGFDYREGPLSDWVIEAGKPKDLGLYLKAAHQAIPKKNMLAYWDQFGEIFGMPIRIAKSTARDPKDRSRIENMLASMGAAAWGLFPEGTEIDIKETTRGDAFNVYDKRVERANSEISKGLLNQTMTIDNGSSLSQSEVHLEVFENVVESDADLVKDIVNDQLIPRMVKHGFPIKGLRFIYDESIDYTPEQQVSFETMIVDRFEVDPKYFIDKYNIPIIGKKQVPTQPLSRPFFD, from the coding sequence ATGGGTAGTAAAAAACGCAATATAAACAACAGCCTGTCTATTGGCGGGTATAATCTTGCAAGGGAAAGCGACCGGAAACGGCTTAATTCCATGCTGGTGGAACTGAAGCTGCAAGCCGATGCCTTGACACAAAAAGACCTGAAAAACTGGCGTCAGGCATGGCAAATGGCATTGAATATCGAAAACCCGCGACGCGGCCCGCTGTATGATATTTATACAGATATAGAGGCTGACCTTCACTTGACCGGTTGCGTCGGTCAGCGCAAGGGCTTCACGCTGAAAAAAAGTTTCAAGCTGGTAGATGCGAAGGGTAAGGAAAAGGAAGAAGCTACGGCCCTGTTTGAAACAGGCTGGTTCAAAGATTTAATCGGCTATATTTTGGATAGCCGCTATTGGGGGCATTCGCTTATACAGTTGGGCGATGTCATATCCGTCGACGGAAAAATGCGCTACAAAGACGTTGAATTAGTGCCGCGTAAACATGTTATTCCCGAATACGGGGCTATCATCCGCGAACAGGGTGACGAATGGAAAAACGGTTTTGATTACCGGGAAGGCCCTTTGTCCGATTGGGTTATTGAAGCCGGAAAACCGAAAGACCTCGGATTATACCTGAAGGCGGCACATCAGGCAATTCCCAAAAAGAACATGCTGGCCTATTGGGATCAGTTCGGAGAAATATTCGGCATGCCGATTAGAATTGCCAAGTCAACGGCACGCGACCCCAAAGATCGGTCGCGCATTGAAAACATGCTGGCTTCTATGGGAGCCGCCGCATGGGGCTTGTTTCCCGAAGGAACCGAAATAGACATAAAGGAAACAACCCGCGGCGATGCGTTTAACGTGTACGATAAACGCGTCGAACGGGCCAACAGCGAAATAAGCAAGGGGCTGCTGAATCAGACAATGACAATCGACAATGGCAGTAGTTTGTCGCAGTCTGAAGTACACCTTGAAGTATTTGAAAATGTTGTCGAAAGCGACGCGGATTTGGTCAAGGATATAGTAAACGACCAGCTTATACCGCGTATGGTTAAGCATGGGTTCCCGATAAAAGGGTTACGTTTTATATATGACGAAAGTATAGACTACACGCCGGAACAGCAGGTTTCATTTGAAACAATGATTGTAGACCGGTTTGAAGTCGACCCCAAATACTTTATAGATAAGTATAATATCCCTATCATTGGTAAAAAGCAGGTTCCGACACAACCACTTTCAAGACCTTTTTTCGACTAA
- a CDS encoding right-handed parallel beta-helix repeat-containing protein has protein sequence MKKSILFTICSFFVLTATAQNIIKVSPENGDMTKKLQAAVEQARSYNGKAVVIELQNANYNIHRESSSQILYHISNTTSEKENPDQTKHIGLWLKGLKNITIDGKGAHLITHGEMTSFVIDQCENITFRNLTVTAADPTVPELTVTEVGEHHMTVRIHPQSRYRINDGKFSFVGDSWSLSDGIAQSYDPEKDITWRSWSPLTGLRKAIELEPNLLRFVYDGTPQAQPGLTFQMRDGIRDEACGLIQYSKNVTLENLHLAFLGNFGIVGQMSENITYRNMTFEPEAGSGRTCAGFADFVQMSGCKGKITVENSRFSGAHDDPINIHGTHLAVTEFLSSNQVVVRYMHHQTFGFQSFLPGNTIEFIQPHSLMPLASARIKKAEMKNEREIIVTIDKPITSELRETEGLVIENVTYTPEVVIRGNYFSRIPTRGILVSTRRKVIIENNTFFRMQMSGILIADDARSWFESGMARDVTIRNNNFIECGAPVIFIAPENDRNGGYVHRNITISNNRFQLTGADAVSAKSVDGLKITDNLFLTPKTFTLDELIKTQECKNVTIEGNIIQ, from the coding sequence ATGAAAAAATCAATTCTTTTTACCATTTGTTCATTTTTTGTGCTTACTGCTACGGCACAAAATATTATTAAAGTAAGTCCCGAAAATGGGGATATGACAAAGAAGCTCCAGGCAGCGGTAGAGCAGGCAAGAAGTTACAACGGGAAAGCAGTTGTTATCGAATTGCAAAATGCCAACTACAACATCCACAGGGAAAGTTCGTCGCAGATACTTTACCATATATCAAACACAACATCCGAAAAAGAGAATCCGGATCAGACAAAGCATATCGGATTATGGCTGAAAGGATTAAAAAACATCACGATCGACGGAAAAGGAGCCCATCTCATCACACATGGCGAAATGACGAGCTTCGTGATCGACCAATGCGAAAACATCACATTCCGCAACCTCACTGTTACAGCGGCCGATCCAACCGTACCGGAACTGACCGTTACCGAAGTTGGCGAACATCATATGACCGTACGTATCCACCCGCAATCGCGCTACCGGATTAATGACGGTAAATTCTCATTTGTAGGCGACAGCTGGTCGTTATCCGACGGTATCGCACAGAGTTACGACCCGGAAAAGGATATAACTTGGCGCAGCTGGTCACCCCTCACCGGCCTTCGTAAAGCAATCGAGCTCGAACCCAATTTACTCCGTTTCGTATACGATGGCACTCCACAAGCCCAGCCGGGATTAACTTTCCAAATGCGCGACGGCATACGCGACGAGGCTTGCGGATTGATCCAATATAGCAAAAATGTCACATTAGAAAACTTGCATCTGGCTTTCCTGGGGAATTTCGGCATTGTCGGGCAAATGTCCGAAAACATTACTTACCGCAATATGACTTTCGAACCGGAAGCCGGAAGTGGACGTACCTGCGCCGGCTTTGCCGATTTCGTACAGATGTCCGGCTGTAAAGGAAAAATCACCGTCGAAAACTCCCGTTTCTCCGGGGCACACGACGATCCTATCAACATACATGGAACCCATCTGGCTGTAACAGAATTTCTTTCTTCCAACCAGGTTGTTGTCAGATATATGCATCATCAAACGTTTGGTTTCCAATCATTCCTACCGGGCAATACGATTGAGTTCATTCAGCCACACTCTCTGATGCCTCTCGCATCCGCCAGGATAAAAAAAGCCGAAATGAAAAATGAACGGGAAATTATTGTTACCATCGACAAACCAATAACCTCCGAGCTCAGAGAAACAGAAGGTCTTGTCATCGAAAATGTAACTTATACTCCTGAGGTCGTTATCCGTGGTAACTATTTCTCCCGTATTCCCACACGTGGTATCCTGGTATCTACTCGCCGCAAAGTGATTATAGAAAATAACACTTTCTTCCGGATGCAAATGAGCGGTATCCTGATCGCCGACGACGCTCGTAGCTGGTTTGAATCGGGCATGGCACGCGACGTCACCATCCGCAATAATAATTTCATCGAATGTGGTGCTCCGGTAATCTTCATTGCTCCCGAAAACGACCGAAATGGAGGCTACGTACATCGTAACATCACCATCTCGAACAACCGTTTCCAACTGACAGGAGCCGATGCCGTTTCGGCCAAATCGGTCGACGGTCTGAAAATCACAGACAATCTGTTCTTAACTCCCAAAACTTTCACCTTAGATGAGTTGATAAAGACTCAGGAATGTAAAAATGTTACGATAGAAGGAAATATCATTCAATAA
- a CDS encoding phage virion morphogenesis protein, which produces MNGNFRKEVIDRSLDDIKVELDEEFDRNFERKSFFDEQKWPERKFDDGVGSLMQRTGGLRKSISSRKRGAELAYTSHKPYGRIHNEGGEIKVTRKMKGYFFAKLKEIESGYSYKKNGEKRDNKRNRTLSDKENFYRAMALKKVGSTITIPERRFIGNSKTTDKIIREIAEQNIDDYFKRHNIITK; this is translated from the coding sequence ATGAACGGAAATTTCAGAAAAGAAGTAATCGACCGGTCTTTGGATGATATAAAGGTAGAATTAGACGAAGAGTTCGACCGAAATTTTGAACGTAAATCTTTCTTTGATGAACAGAAGTGGCCCGAAAGGAAGTTTGACGACGGTGTCGGCTCATTAATGCAGCGCACCGGCGGATTACGCAAAAGCATCAGTTCCCGGAAGCGGGGAGCGGAACTGGCGTACACTTCACACAAACCATACGGACGCATTCACAACGAAGGCGGAGAAATAAAGGTTACCCGTAAGATGAAGGGGTATTTCTTCGCAAAGCTGAAAGAGATTGAAAGCGGGTACAGCTATAAGAAAAACGGCGAAAAACGGGATAACAAACGCAACCGGACGTTATCGGATAAAGAAAACTTTTACAGGGCTATGGCTTTGAAAAAGGTTGGTTCTACAATCACCATACCGGAACGCCGCTTTATCGGCAATAGTAAAACAACAGATAAGATTATACGCGAAATCGCAGAACAAAATATTGACGATTATTTTAAACGGCATAATATTATTACAAAATGA
- a CDS encoding ATP-binding protein — protein sequence MNIPSFPFTDEWEAAFGTPDRTGTWIIWGDSGNGKSSFVMQLAKYLCQFDKVIYDSLEESTGLSLQNSLNRCRMDEVNGRFQILDREPMNELSERLLKRRSAGIAIVDSFQYSGLTYATYKAMKEKHRNKLLIFISHAEGVKPEGRAAKKVAYDADVKIFVQGFRAICKGRFITKPGNHFTIWAEGAAQYWNE from the coding sequence ATGAATATACCCAGCTTCCCGTTTACCGATGAATGGGAAGCTGCATTCGGAACGCCTGACCGCACAGGCACTTGGATTATTTGGGGTGACAGTGGTAATGGCAAAAGTAGTTTCGTTATGCAGTTGGCCAAGTATCTATGCCAGTTTGACAAGGTGATTTATGACAGCTTGGAAGAAAGTACAGGGCTTTCGCTTCAAAACAGTTTGAACCGGTGTCGCATGGATGAAGTTAACGGGAGATTTCAGATACTTGACCGGGAACCAATGAATGAACTGTCTGAACGCCTTTTAAAACGGAGAAGTGCCGGTATCGCCATTGTGGATAGTTTTCAATACTCCGGGCTTACTTATGCGACCTACAAGGCAATGAAGGAAAAGCACCGTAATAAGCTGCTGATATTTATTAGCCATGCCGAAGGAGTAAAACCTGAAGGCCGGGCAGCAAAAAAGGTGGCTTATGATGCTGATGTAAAAATATTCGTGCAGGGCTTCCGGGCAATTTGTAAAGGCCGGTTTATCACAAAGCCGGGCAATCACTTTACGATATGGGCTGAAGGTGCTGCGCAATATTGGAATGAATAA